In Macadamia integrifolia cultivar HAES 741 chromosome 12, SCU_Mint_v3, whole genome shotgun sequence, the following are encoded in one genomic region:
- the LOC122057907 gene encoding uncharacterized protein LOC122057907 isoform X2, with protein MGIERQSSKSGGGYVGFLQLFDWNGRSHKKLFSNKNDLPEGSKQGKKSDGNLPKTRLRLVEEDENGGSSIKGSSDYSCASSVTDDEGYGTRAPGVVARLMGLDSLPTSNAAEPYSTPFFDSRTLRDGNYHKRTPVFHNEEKTLHSSSQFPEFEGFSRNISEPRPQKMQSHPIDRFQTETLPPKSAKSIPITHHKLLSPIKSSGFNPSKNAAHIMEAAAKIIESGPQATSKGKMPSIGSTSIPLKVSDFKEKIQAAQRPPRLPEARKPVASNAAKYLKGRSVTKSWNDSEDTPRLRTSPDSEENSSVGLKNKAKSISLAIQAKVNVQRREGLGSDSSRNLLDQKEHTDVKANQPSKKQPNAQKNTQKKDSIRGGMSVLRPNNQKQNCLTTNDKLSSKPSVSQQQGRKPPSGDASIGRSKTLNKAAGNSKVGSRRTSLEATSVEKIPLSRTKNVTRKKRSVDGDFLFKKNALVDTVVADKDEKPILSNVDRLGQSTWAEENKWKGMDVVSFTFTSPMVKGVPASQSSSMVEKNSVFSLDSRDDKIPSDVKNAKPSFPGLNMMGGDALSILLEQKLRELTYGVGSSYHNTVKPESAVSSALNLGDLVSALNAVGTSPGVCNNDSQIKPCTDKSGSSCDPSCSSTDAPVLQMSHKLLGQEGMSKCNSDPRMETDCLHPSPVSVLEPSFSESCSYSDSGDSGSTNGTKQSSSVQEQEVIDLSHPGKFQPVETETELSDSASSTSTGTRGGKLEITYDMAGSIQSEEWELDYVGEILCNVELMFRDFTLGRAREIINPCLFDQLENHKLGLRSEGEEDYALMRKMLFDCVGECLDLRCRRYAGGGCKTWAKGLAMVQRKVWLVEEVCKEVSGWRSMGDWMVDELVDKDMSGQYGRWLDFEIEAFEVGVEIERGILSSLIDEVVTDVTLG; from the exons ATGGGGATTGAGAGACAAAGTTCAAAGAGTGGAGGAGGTTATGTTGGTTTCCTCCAACTCTTCGACTGGAATGGCAGATCGCATAAGAAGCTGTTCTCCAACAAAAATGATTTACCAG AGGGATCAAAACAGGGGAAGAAAAGTGATGGGAATTTGCCGAAGACACGACTCCGACTG GTAGAGGAGGATGAAAATGGAGGATCTAGTATCAAAGGGAGCAGTGATTATAGCTGCGCTTCATCAGTAACTGATGACGAAGGATATGGAACCAGAGCTCCTGGGGTAGTAGCCCGGCTTATGGGATTAGATTCCTTGCCAACTTCCAACGCTGCTGAGCCCTATTCTACCCCCTTTTTTGATTCCCGTACTCTGCGAGATGGAAATTACCACAAGAGAACCCCTGTTTTTCACAATGAAGAGAAAACCCTGCATTCTAGCAGCCAGTTCCCTGAATTTGAGGGCTTTTCTAGAAATATTTCAGAACCCAGGCCTCAGAAGATGCAGAGCCATCCAATTGATAGATTCCAGACTGAAACATTGCCTCCTAAGTCAGCTAAATCCATCCCAATCACCCATCATAAGCTTTTGTCTCCAATTAAGAGCTCAGGATTCAATCCGTCCAAGAATGCAGCTCACATAATGGAGGCAGCTGCAAAGATAATCGAATCAGGACCTCAAGCCACAAGCAAAGGTAAAATGCCTTCTATTGGTTCTACCTCGATTCCTTTGAAAGTTAGTGATTTTAAGGAGAAGATTCAAGCTGCACAGAGACCACCCAGGCTTCCTGAAGCTCGAAAGCCAGTTGCCTCCAATGCTGCTAAGTATTTGAAAGGACGATCAGTAACCAAAAGCTGGAATGATTCAGAAGATACACCTAGGTTAAGGACTTCTCCAGATTCTGAAGAAAACAGTTCGGTTGGTTTGAAGAATAAAGCTAAATCCATTTCACTTGCAATCCAAGCAAAGGTCAATGTTCAGAGGAGAGAGGGCTTGGGCTCAGATAGTAGTAGAAATCTGCTAGACCAGAAGGAACACACTGATGTTAAGGCAAACCAGCCATCCAAGAAACAACCAAATGCCCAAAAGAATACACAGAAGAAAGATTCCATTCGAGGTGGTATGAGTGTGCTCAGACCGAATAACCAAAAACAGAATTGTCTGACAACCAATGACAAGTTATCCTCGAAGCCTTCAGTTTCTCAGCAACAAGGAAGAAAACCTCCGTCTGGGGATGCTTCCATTGGCCGTAGTAAAACTTTAAACAAAGCTGCAGGGAACTCCAAAGTTGGATCCAGAAGGACCAGCTTAGAGGCTACTAGTGTTGAAAAGATTCCATTATCTAGAACCAAAAATGTCACTCGAAAAAAGCGATCAGTTGATGgagatttcctcttcaagaAAAATGCGTTGGTTGATACTGTTGTCGCTGATAAGGATGAGAAGCCTATCTTGTCCAATGTTGACAGACTTGGGCAGTCAACATGGGCAGAAGAAAACAAATGGAAGGGAATGGATGTTGTTTCTTTTACATTCACTTCTCCCATGGTTAAAGGTGTTCCTGCATCTCAGTCCTCAAGTATGGTGGAGAAAAATAGTGTATTTTCTTTGGATTCTCGTGATGATAAAATTCCTTCTGATGTAAAAAATGCAAAACCATCATTCCCAGGACTAAACATGATGGGAGGTGATGCTTTGAGTATTCTTTTAGAGCAAAAGCTGAGAGAATTAACGTACGGAGTTGGATCTTCTTACCATAACACGGTCAAACCAGAGAGTGCTGTTAGTTCTGCATTGAATCTGGGAGATTTGGTGTCTGCTCTCAATGCAGTGGGCACATCGCCTGGGGTATGTAACAATGATTCTCAAATTAAACCATGCACTGATAAGTCTGGAAGCAGTTGTGATCCCTCCTGCTCTTCAACTGACGCTCCAGTGCTACAAATGAGCCACAAGTTGCTG GGACAGGAAGGGATGAGCAAGTGCAATAGTGATCCAAGGATGGAAACTGACTGTCTACATCCCAGTCCAGTCTCTGTTCTGGAACCATCTTTCTCGGAAAGTTGCAGTTATTCAGATAGTGGAGACAGTGGGAGTACCAATG GCACCAAGCAGAGTTCTTCTGTTCAAGAGCAAGAAGTGATTGATTTGAGTCATCCAGGAAAGTTTCAACCAGTGGAAACTGAGACAGAGTTATCTGATTCAGCCTCTTCCACTTCTACAGGGACAAGAGGTGGGAAACTTGAAATCACATATGACATGGCAGGCAGCATCCAATCGGAGGAGTGGGAATTGGATTATGTGGGTGAGATTTTATGCAATGTGGAGTTAATGTTCAGGGATTTTACTTTGGGACGAGCTCGTGAGATCATAAACCCCTGTCTCTTTGATCAGTTGGAGAATCATAAACTTGGGTTGAGAAGTGAGGGAGAGGAGGATTATGCACTGATGCGGAAGATGCTATTTGATTGTGTTGGCGAATGCTTAGATTTAAGATGCAGGCGGTATGCTGGTGGGGGCTGCAAAACATGGGCCAAAGGGTTGGCCATGGTGCAGAGAAAGGTTTGGCTAGTAGAGGAAGTGTGTAAGGAGGTCTCAGGTTGGAGAAGCATGGGAGATTGGATGGTGGATGAGCTTGTAGACAAGGACATGAGCGGTCAGTATGGAAGGTGGCTTGATTTTGAAATTGAGGCATTTGAAGTGGGAGTAGAGATTGAGAGAGGGATATTAAGTTCATTGATTGATGAAGTTGTTACAGACGTCACATTGGGCTAA
- the LOC122057179 gene encoding uncharacterized protein LOC122057179 isoform X1: protein MDLYLVPFELFRFPTGEMGSESTSSPSGKRNRDPEDEVYLDNLHSHKRYLSEIMASSLNGLTVGDSLSETLMESPARSESMCYPRDELSLQYSPMSEDSEESRYCETTLITSTLQPDSIPTSPVSPHRYQRPLSGFSSATPTYSYSSPGCSLAAVACSQPRQRGSDSEGRFPSSPSDICHSADLRRAALLRSVQMRAQPSSSSAFELPFCPGQESMQSIEVEERPCSCVKSLVDGREYQSAQVSNLFIDECSLGISESKIRPEKSCRVLNLDVKGEESGEEEFEGNGLGRPTVMPSRSC, encoded by the exons ATGGATTTATATCTGGTTCCATTTGAACTTTTTCGTTTTCCAACCGGAGAAATGGGTTCGGAATCCACTTCATCTCCGTCCGGAAAACGAAATAGAGATCCTGAGGATGAAGTTTATCTGGATAATCTACACTCGCACAAGAGATACCTCAGCgag ATAATGGCATCCAGTTTGAATGGATTAACGGTTGGAGACTCCCTCTCTGAAACTCTCATGGAATCACCGGCCAGGTCTGAAAGCATGTGTTACCCcag GGATGAGCTATCCTTGCAGTATTCACCAATGTCAGAAGACTCGGAGGAATCCCGATACTGTGAGACGACTCTAATCACTTCAACACTGCAACCTGACAGCATACCTACCAGTCCAGTTTCGCCTCACAGATATCAAAGACCACTAAGCGGATTTTCTTCAGCAACACCCACCTATTCATACTCTTCACCTGGCTGTTCACTTGCTGCTGTGGCATGCTCCCAACCTCGCCAGCGGGGTTCAGACTCTGAAGGTCGATTTCCTTCGTCACCCAGCGATATATGTCACTCTGCTGATTTGAGGAGGGCCGCACTCTTACGCTCTGTTCAAATGAGAGCACAGCCTTCAAGCTCATCAGCCTTTGAGCTGCCATTTTGTCCTGGGCAAGAGTCAATGCAGAGTATAGAAGTTGAAGAGCGGCCATGCTCATGTGTAAAGTCCTTAGTCGATGGGAGGGAATATCAGAGTGCACaggtttcaaatttatttattgatgAGTGTTCATTGGGCATCTCAGAGTCCAAAATCAGACCAGAAAAGTCTTGCAGGGTATTGAATTTGGATGTGAAAGGAGAGGAATCTGGAGAAGAGGAGTTTGAAGGAAATGGGTTGGGGAGACCAACTGTTATGCCTTCTAGATCTTGCTAG
- the LOC122057907 gene encoding uncharacterized protein LOC122057907 isoform X1: MGIERQSSKSGGGYVGFLQLFDWNGRSHKKLFSNKNDLPAEGSKQGKKSDGNLPKTRLRLVEEDENGGSSIKGSSDYSCASSVTDDEGYGTRAPGVVARLMGLDSLPTSNAAEPYSTPFFDSRTLRDGNYHKRTPVFHNEEKTLHSSSQFPEFEGFSRNISEPRPQKMQSHPIDRFQTETLPPKSAKSIPITHHKLLSPIKSSGFNPSKNAAHIMEAAAKIIESGPQATSKGKMPSIGSTSIPLKVSDFKEKIQAAQRPPRLPEARKPVASNAAKYLKGRSVTKSWNDSEDTPRLRTSPDSEENSSVGLKNKAKSISLAIQAKVNVQRREGLGSDSSRNLLDQKEHTDVKANQPSKKQPNAQKNTQKKDSIRGGMSVLRPNNQKQNCLTTNDKLSSKPSVSQQQGRKPPSGDASIGRSKTLNKAAGNSKVGSRRTSLEATSVEKIPLSRTKNVTRKKRSVDGDFLFKKNALVDTVVADKDEKPILSNVDRLGQSTWAEENKWKGMDVVSFTFTSPMVKGVPASQSSSMVEKNSVFSLDSRDDKIPSDVKNAKPSFPGLNMMGGDALSILLEQKLRELTYGVGSSYHNTVKPESAVSSALNLGDLVSALNAVGTSPGVCNNDSQIKPCTDKSGSSCDPSCSSTDAPVLQMSHKLLGQEGMSKCNSDPRMETDCLHPSPVSVLEPSFSESCSYSDSGDSGSTNGTKQSSSVQEQEVIDLSHPGKFQPVETETELSDSASSTSTGTRGGKLEITYDMAGSIQSEEWELDYVGEILCNVELMFRDFTLGRAREIINPCLFDQLENHKLGLRSEGEEDYALMRKMLFDCVGECLDLRCRRYAGGGCKTWAKGLAMVQRKVWLVEEVCKEVSGWRSMGDWMVDELVDKDMSGQYGRWLDFEIEAFEVGVEIERGILSSLIDEVVTDVTLG; this comes from the exons ATGGGGATTGAGAGACAAAGTTCAAAGAGTGGAGGAGGTTATGTTGGTTTCCTCCAACTCTTCGACTGGAATGGCAGATCGCATAAGAAGCTGTTCTCCAACAAAAATGATTTACCAG CAGAGGGATCAAAACAGGGGAAGAAAAGTGATGGGAATTTGCCGAAGACACGACTCCGACTG GTAGAGGAGGATGAAAATGGAGGATCTAGTATCAAAGGGAGCAGTGATTATAGCTGCGCTTCATCAGTAACTGATGACGAAGGATATGGAACCAGAGCTCCTGGGGTAGTAGCCCGGCTTATGGGATTAGATTCCTTGCCAACTTCCAACGCTGCTGAGCCCTATTCTACCCCCTTTTTTGATTCCCGTACTCTGCGAGATGGAAATTACCACAAGAGAACCCCTGTTTTTCACAATGAAGAGAAAACCCTGCATTCTAGCAGCCAGTTCCCTGAATTTGAGGGCTTTTCTAGAAATATTTCAGAACCCAGGCCTCAGAAGATGCAGAGCCATCCAATTGATAGATTCCAGACTGAAACATTGCCTCCTAAGTCAGCTAAATCCATCCCAATCACCCATCATAAGCTTTTGTCTCCAATTAAGAGCTCAGGATTCAATCCGTCCAAGAATGCAGCTCACATAATGGAGGCAGCTGCAAAGATAATCGAATCAGGACCTCAAGCCACAAGCAAAGGTAAAATGCCTTCTATTGGTTCTACCTCGATTCCTTTGAAAGTTAGTGATTTTAAGGAGAAGATTCAAGCTGCACAGAGACCACCCAGGCTTCCTGAAGCTCGAAAGCCAGTTGCCTCCAATGCTGCTAAGTATTTGAAAGGACGATCAGTAACCAAAAGCTGGAATGATTCAGAAGATACACCTAGGTTAAGGACTTCTCCAGATTCTGAAGAAAACAGTTCGGTTGGTTTGAAGAATAAAGCTAAATCCATTTCACTTGCAATCCAAGCAAAGGTCAATGTTCAGAGGAGAGAGGGCTTGGGCTCAGATAGTAGTAGAAATCTGCTAGACCAGAAGGAACACACTGATGTTAAGGCAAACCAGCCATCCAAGAAACAACCAAATGCCCAAAAGAATACACAGAAGAAAGATTCCATTCGAGGTGGTATGAGTGTGCTCAGACCGAATAACCAAAAACAGAATTGTCTGACAACCAATGACAAGTTATCCTCGAAGCCTTCAGTTTCTCAGCAACAAGGAAGAAAACCTCCGTCTGGGGATGCTTCCATTGGCCGTAGTAAAACTTTAAACAAAGCTGCAGGGAACTCCAAAGTTGGATCCAGAAGGACCAGCTTAGAGGCTACTAGTGTTGAAAAGATTCCATTATCTAGAACCAAAAATGTCACTCGAAAAAAGCGATCAGTTGATGgagatttcctcttcaagaAAAATGCGTTGGTTGATACTGTTGTCGCTGATAAGGATGAGAAGCCTATCTTGTCCAATGTTGACAGACTTGGGCAGTCAACATGGGCAGAAGAAAACAAATGGAAGGGAATGGATGTTGTTTCTTTTACATTCACTTCTCCCATGGTTAAAGGTGTTCCTGCATCTCAGTCCTCAAGTATGGTGGAGAAAAATAGTGTATTTTCTTTGGATTCTCGTGATGATAAAATTCCTTCTGATGTAAAAAATGCAAAACCATCATTCCCAGGACTAAACATGATGGGAGGTGATGCTTTGAGTATTCTTTTAGAGCAAAAGCTGAGAGAATTAACGTACGGAGTTGGATCTTCTTACCATAACACGGTCAAACCAGAGAGTGCTGTTAGTTCTGCATTGAATCTGGGAGATTTGGTGTCTGCTCTCAATGCAGTGGGCACATCGCCTGGGGTATGTAACAATGATTCTCAAATTAAACCATGCACTGATAAGTCTGGAAGCAGTTGTGATCCCTCCTGCTCTTCAACTGACGCTCCAGTGCTACAAATGAGCCACAAGTTGCTG GGACAGGAAGGGATGAGCAAGTGCAATAGTGATCCAAGGATGGAAACTGACTGTCTACATCCCAGTCCAGTCTCTGTTCTGGAACCATCTTTCTCGGAAAGTTGCAGTTATTCAGATAGTGGAGACAGTGGGAGTACCAATG GCACCAAGCAGAGTTCTTCTGTTCAAGAGCAAGAAGTGATTGATTTGAGTCATCCAGGAAAGTTTCAACCAGTGGAAACTGAGACAGAGTTATCTGATTCAGCCTCTTCCACTTCTACAGGGACAAGAGGTGGGAAACTTGAAATCACATATGACATGGCAGGCAGCATCCAATCGGAGGAGTGGGAATTGGATTATGTGGGTGAGATTTTATGCAATGTGGAGTTAATGTTCAGGGATTTTACTTTGGGACGAGCTCGTGAGATCATAAACCCCTGTCTCTTTGATCAGTTGGAGAATCATAAACTTGGGTTGAGAAGTGAGGGAGAGGAGGATTATGCACTGATGCGGAAGATGCTATTTGATTGTGTTGGCGAATGCTTAGATTTAAGATGCAGGCGGTATGCTGGTGGGGGCTGCAAAACATGGGCCAAAGGGTTGGCCATGGTGCAGAGAAAGGTTTGGCTAGTAGAGGAAGTGTGTAAGGAGGTCTCAGGTTGGAGAAGCATGGGAGATTGGATGGTGGATGAGCTTGTAGACAAGGACATGAGCGGTCAGTATGGAAGGTGGCTTGATTTTGAAATTGAGGCATTTGAAGTGGGAGTAGAGATTGAGAGAGGGATATTAAGTTCATTGATTGATGAAGTTGTTACAGACGTCACATTGGGCTAA
- the LOC122057179 gene encoding uncharacterized protein LOC122057179 isoform X2: MASSLNGLTVGDSLSETLMESPARSESMCYPRDELSLQYSPMSEDSEESRYCETTLITSTLQPDSIPTSPVSPHRYQRPLSGFSSATPTYSYSSPGCSLAAVACSQPRQRGSDSEGRFPSSPSDICHSADLRRAALLRSVQMRAQPSSSSAFELPFCPGQESMQSIEVEERPCSCVKSLVDGREYQSAQVSNLFIDECSLGISESKIRPEKSCRVLNLDVKGEESGEEEFEGNGLGRPTVMPSRSC, from the exons ATGGCATCCAGTTTGAATGGATTAACGGTTGGAGACTCCCTCTCTGAAACTCTCATGGAATCACCGGCCAGGTCTGAAAGCATGTGTTACCCcag GGATGAGCTATCCTTGCAGTATTCACCAATGTCAGAAGACTCGGAGGAATCCCGATACTGTGAGACGACTCTAATCACTTCAACACTGCAACCTGACAGCATACCTACCAGTCCAGTTTCGCCTCACAGATATCAAAGACCACTAAGCGGATTTTCTTCAGCAACACCCACCTATTCATACTCTTCACCTGGCTGTTCACTTGCTGCTGTGGCATGCTCCCAACCTCGCCAGCGGGGTTCAGACTCTGAAGGTCGATTTCCTTCGTCACCCAGCGATATATGTCACTCTGCTGATTTGAGGAGGGCCGCACTCTTACGCTCTGTTCAAATGAGAGCACAGCCTTCAAGCTCATCAGCCTTTGAGCTGCCATTTTGTCCTGGGCAAGAGTCAATGCAGAGTATAGAAGTTGAAGAGCGGCCATGCTCATGTGTAAAGTCCTTAGTCGATGGGAGGGAATATCAGAGTGCACaggtttcaaatttatttattgatgAGTGTTCATTGGGCATCTCAGAGTCCAAAATCAGACCAGAAAAGTCTTGCAGGGTATTGAATTTGGATGTGAAAGGAGAGGAATCTGGAGAAGAGGAGTTTGAAGGAAATGGGTTGGGGAGACCAACTGTTATGCCTTCTAGATCTTGCTAG
- the LOC122058212 gene encoding uncharacterized protein LOC122058212 — MVLGSLGSDEQRQATGVNFGNPNNGETTFDTDQTHRFSEEIDSNCSTPYVSAPSSPGRVPNGYFFSAPASPMHYILASSSSSKSASGFVSSSNDGFVSGSFEFEFSARFPSNASTSAGSMISADELFLNGQIRPMKLSSHLQRPQNLAPLLDLEGEDEYDGNKDARGREFEKREESLVRGRDLRLRSRSLHRRTRSLSPLRNSSLEWHEDEEEREISERDLDLEDPDRKQYETPSTETTPSVSASSSRSSSSGRSSKRWIFLKDLLYRSKSEGRGNGKEKFWSSISFSPVKEKKPPSTSLPSSSSKEKNPPTPSVPTTETQKPKRAPQVPAKKTAAAGKPANGVSKRRIPRSPHELHYTTNRAQAEEMKKKTFLPYRQGLLGCLGFTSKSYGAMNGFARTLNPVSSR; from the coding sequence ATGGTGCTCGGAAGCCTTGGCAGTGACGAGCAACGCCAGGCGACTGGAGTAAACTTTGGAAACCCTAACAATGGCGAGACAACCTTTGATACGGATCAAACTCACCGTTTCAGTGAAGAAATCGACAGCAATTGTTCTACTCCTTATGTTAGTGCTCCGTCTAGTCCAGGCCGTGTTCCTAACGGTTATTTTTTTAGTGCTCCTGCGAGTCCAATGCACTACATTCttgcttcgtcatcttcttcaaaGTCTGCTTCCGGTTTCGTGTCTTCTTCCAACGATGGCTTCGTTTCTGGTTCCTTCGAATTTGAATTCTCGGCGAGGTTTCCTTCCAACGCGTCGACCTCTGCTGGTTCTATGATTTCTGCTGACGAGTTGTTTCTTAACGGCCAGATCCGCCCGATGAAGCTTTCGTCTCACTTGCAGAGGCCTCAAAACTTGGCTCCATTGCTGGATCTGGAAGGTGAGGACGAGTACGACGGCAACAAGGATGCGAGAGGACGTGAGTTCGAGAAACGAGAGGAGTCGCTGGTTCGGGGAAGAGATCTGAGGCTACGCAGCAGGTCTCTGCATAGGAGAACAAGGTCTCTGTCTCCCCTGAGAAACTCTTCGCTTGAGTGGCACGAGGATGAAGAAGAGCGAGAGATTAGCGAGCGTGATCTAGACTTGGAAGATCCCGACCGTAAACAGTATGAAACGCCGTCGACGGAGACGACGCCTTCCGTATCTGCTTCATCGTCTAGGTCTTCTTCTTCGGGAAGGAGCTCAAAGAGATGGATCTTCTTGAAGGATTTGCTCTACCGAAGTAAAAGCGAGGGCAGAGGGAACGGTAAGGAGAAGTTCtggtcttccatttccttttctCCCGTTAAAGAGAAGAAACCTCCCTCTACGTCTCTGCCTTCGTCGTCTTCGAAAGAGAAAAATCCACCTACTCCGTCGGTTCCAACGAcggaaacccaaaaaccaaaacgaGCTCCCCAGGTACCCGCTAAGAAAACTGCCGCGGCAGGAAAACCCGCCAACGGCGTTAGCAAGCGTCGAATACCTCGGTCACCTCACGAGCTGCACTACACAACTAACAGAGCCCAGGcggaggagatgaagaagaagacattCTTGCCATACAGGCAAGGACTCCTGGGGTGCCTTGGGTTTACGTCCAAGAGTTATGGAGCCATGAACGGGTTCGCTCGAACCCTGAACCCAGTCTCTTCTAGATAG